From a single Metopolophium dirhodum isolate CAU chromosome 6, ASM1992520v1, whole genome shotgun sequence genomic region:
- the LOC132947690 gene encoding sentrin-specific protease 2-like has translation MNSDTSMYLNDSVINDYFKLIENQNPSVYCFDTYFYERFGKSKYKSVERWTKNINIFSKRKVFFPINIIRKNFKHWLLIMADLEKKQVIYYDSLVNHYEPEIHINILEYLQQEHERKLGNPLPLQEWEIVKGCNPVQSNGRDCGVFVCVIAEYLARDASFNFNQSNMASFRALMFYELLNQQLVTVDVDEDLIEGEIYRIFKRYCNNNMVLNRLY, from the exons ATGAATTCAGACACCTCCATGTATTTGAATGATAGTGTGatcaatgattattttaagttaattgaaaatcaaaatccGAGCGTTTATTGCTTTGATACCTATTTTTATGAGCGATTTGGGAAATCTAAATACAAATCAGTAGAGCGTTggacaaaaaatatcaatattttttctaaaagaaaaGTATTTTTTCCTATCAATATTATAAGGAAAAACTTTAAACACTGGTTACTAATAATGGCCGATTTGGAGAAAAAACAggtcatatattatgatagtctTGTAAATCATTACGAACCcgaaattcatataaatatattagaatacTTACAGCAGGAGCATGAAAGAAAGTTGGGTAATCCTCTACCTTTACAAGAATGGGAAATTGTAAAAGGTTGTAACCCCGTTCAGTCTAACGGAAGGGACTGCGGGGTTTTCGTGTGCGTAATTGCGGAGTATCTCGCTAGAGATGCttcgtttaattttaatcaaagcAATATGGCATCTTTTAGAGCATTAATGTTTTATGAACTGTTAAACCAACAACTCGTTACAGTAGATGTTGACGAAGATTTAATTGAAGGAGAAATTTATCGTATA tttaaacgatactgtaataataatatggttttgaaTCGATTATATTAA